The following coding sequences lie in one Pseudomonas monsensis genomic window:
- the tssG gene encoding type VI secretion system baseplate subunit TssG, with the protein MATPSRHAPVALTLSQRLRRDPQAFELLQALLLLEREQPQAESLGSGTSPQAEAVKLRGPLTPMFAASQIESLREAPGEPLTLDTPVFGLGGPDGPLPYAYQEWLQQRARAKDHAPAEFLDLFQHRLLSLLYKVMRKHRIALGFVTPGASPVQAQLRALTGLLPKSLQERQAVPDCAVLACTALFADGRRSLAGFAAIVREQFAVPVALSAYEGAWREIPVASRSLMQAGGRNLQLGRTAVAGTRVWDEHAGIRLTLGPLPSAQAARFLPDGEVHPALASLAALYFGPDLDVKLVLLVRGAGPLKLGRQVPTLLSWNGGLQRQASLAVQRIETRLRQLEIT; encoded by the coding sequence ATGGCAACCCCAAGCCGGCATGCCCCTGTCGCTCTGACCCTGAGCCAGCGTCTGCGCCGCGATCCGCAGGCGTTCGAGTTGTTGCAGGCGCTGTTGCTGCTGGAGCGCGAACAGCCGCAGGCCGAATCCCTCGGCAGCGGCACTTCGCCCCAGGCCGAAGCGGTGAAACTGCGTGGGCCGTTGACGCCGATGTTCGCCGCCAGCCAGATCGAAAGCCTGCGCGAAGCGCCGGGCGAGCCGCTGACCCTCGACACGCCGGTGTTCGGCCTCGGCGGTCCCGACGGCCCCCTGCCCTACGCCTATCAGGAATGGCTGCAACAACGCGCCCGGGCCAAGGATCATGCGCCGGCCGAGTTCCTCGATCTGTTCCAGCATCGCCTGCTCAGCCTGCTGTACAAGGTGATGCGCAAACACCGGATAGCCTTGGGTTTCGTCACGCCGGGAGCGTCGCCGGTGCAGGCGCAATTGCGCGCACTGACCGGGTTGTTACCCAAGTCGTTGCAGGAGCGCCAGGCCGTGCCGGATTGCGCGGTGCTGGCCTGCACCGCGTTGTTCGCCGATGGCCGCCGTTCGCTGGCCGGGTTCGCGGCGATTGTCCGCGAACAGTTTGCCGTGCCGGTCGCGCTGAGTGCCTACGAAGGTGCCTGGCGCGAAATTCCAGTGGCCAGCCGCAGCCTGATGCAGGCCGGCGGCCGCAACCTGCAATTGGGCCGTACAGCGGTGGCCGGCACGCGGGTCTGGGATGAGCACGCCGGCATTCGCCTGACACTCGGGCCATTGCCGTCGGCGCAGGCCGCACGGTTCCTGCCCGATGGCGAAGTGCATCCGGCGCTGGCCAGCCTTGCCGCATTGTATTTCGGCCCGGATCTGGACGTGAAACTGGTGTTGCTGGTGCGCGGTGCCGGGCCGCTGAAACTCGGCCGGCAGGTGCCGACGCTGCTGAGCTGGAACGGCGGTCTGCAACGCCAGGCCAGCCTTGCCGTGCAACGCATCGAAACCCGTCTGCGTCAGCTGGAGATCACCTGA
- the tssF gene encoding type VI secretion system baseplate subunit TssF: MSDSIDAQLLDYYQRELTWLRHAGSQFAERYPKVARRLELSPGECPDPHVERLLEGFALLAARLQRRLDDDYAEFSDALLEQLYPLAMRPLPSCAIVQFEPDPSKGNLDEGYPLPRDTPLFVTTDKGQSIHFRSTAAVHLWPVEVTEALILGSDEAQALTGVAQSRSALRLSLRCLGESQWAGLGIEQLRIHLAASPVINACLYDLLGAHAMQVLAGSPGSVPTPLKGLPKIVGFADDEALLPDEDGVHPGMRLLAEYFAFADKFHFFDLPLRGVTSDSQTLYLYIVFDRAPGSRLHLQASDIALGCAPVINLFPRTSEPLRPDGTHSEYRLIADSHRENSVEIHSIRGMRASSSAGVQRLPAYYGSQHSGGDQQRYWHARRVSGMTPNRLGSDLLVSVVDTRFEPQTDLPDYSLTAELLCTNRHLAQSLPAGTPLGFERPGPVAWARLRNPPSPQSLPRLDGDSRWRLVSQLTLNHLSLVEGPQALDALKEILQLHNLRDEASALRQIEGLLSLHAERIIGHVGADAWRGWRNGLEVQVQLDPQHFVGSSAVLFCAVLAQFFSLYATANRFVRTVLIQDDKEVKAWQPQAGMPLSL; the protein is encoded by the coding sequence ATGAGCGACTCGATTGACGCGCAACTGCTCGATTACTACCAACGCGAACTGACCTGGCTGCGACACGCCGGCAGCCAGTTTGCCGAACGCTATCCGAAAGTCGCGCGGCGCCTGGAGTTGTCACCCGGTGAATGCCCCGACCCGCATGTCGAACGTTTGCTGGAAGGCTTTGCCCTGCTTGCAGCCCGTCTACAACGACGCCTGGATGACGATTACGCCGAATTCAGCGACGCGCTGCTCGAACAGCTTTACCCCTTGGCCATGCGCCCGCTGCCCTCCTGCGCCATCGTCCAGTTCGAGCCGGACCCGAGCAAAGGCAATCTCGACGAAGGCTATCCCCTGCCCCGCGACACGCCATTATTCGTCACCACCGACAAGGGCCAGAGCATTCACTTTCGCAGCACGGCTGCCGTGCACTTGTGGCCTGTCGAAGTGACTGAAGCCTTGATCCTCGGCAGTGACGAAGCCCAGGCGCTGACGGGTGTTGCACAGTCGCGCTCGGCCTTGCGACTGAGCCTGCGCTGCCTGGGCGAAAGCCAATGGGCGGGGCTCGGCATCGAACAGTTGCGCATTCACCTGGCAGCGTCGCCGGTGATCAATGCCTGCCTCTATGACTTGCTCGGTGCGCATGCGATGCAGGTTCTGGCCGGCTCACCGGGCAGCGTTCCGACGCCGCTGAAAGGTCTGCCGAAGATTGTCGGATTTGCCGACGACGAAGCGCTGTTACCCGACGAAGACGGTGTGCATCCGGGCATGCGCCTGCTGGCCGAATACTTTGCCTTTGCGGACAAATTCCACTTCTTCGACCTGCCCTTGCGCGGCGTGACCAGCGACAGCCAGACACTGTATCTGTACATCGTCTTCGACCGCGCTCCGGGCAGTCGCCTGCATTTGCAGGCCAGTGATATCGCCCTCGGTTGCGCGCCGGTGATCAACCTGTTTCCGCGGACCTCCGAGCCGCTGCGTCCCGATGGGACCCACAGCGAATACCGCCTGATTGCCGACAGCCACCGCGAGAACAGCGTGGAGATCCACAGCATTCGCGGCATGCGCGCCAGCTCTAGCGCGGGGGTGCAACGCTTGCCGGCCTACTACGGCAGTCAGCACAGCGGTGGCGATCAGCAGCGTTACTGGCATGCACGACGGGTCAGCGGCATGACACCGAACCGCCTCGGCAGCGACCTGTTGGTCAGCGTGGTCGACACCCGCTTCGAGCCGCAGACGGACTTGCCCGATTACAGCCTCACCGCCGAACTGCTCTGCACCAATCGCCACCTGGCGCAAAGCCTGCCGGCCGGCACACCGTTGGGATTCGAGCGCCCGGGACCTGTGGCCTGGGCGCGTCTGCGCAATCCGCCCAGCCCACAAAGTCTGCCACGGCTGGACGGTGATTCACGCTGGCGACTGGTGTCGCAACTGACCCTCAATCACCTGTCACTGGTCGAAGGCCCACAGGCGCTCGATGCGCTGAAAGAAATTCTGCAGTTGCACAACCTGCGCGATGAAGCCAGTGCCCTGCGCCAGATCGAAGGCCTGTTGAGCCTGCATGCCGAGCGGATCATCGGTCACGTCGGGGCTGACGCCTGGCGCGGTTGGCGCAATGGTCTGGAGGTGCAAGTGCAGCTCGATCCGCAGCACTTTGTCGGCAGTAGCGCGGTGTTGTTTTGCGCCGTGCTGGCGCAGTTCTTTTCGCTGTACGCCACGGCCAATCGCTTTGTGCGCACGGTATTGATACAGGACGACAAGGAGGTCAAGGCATGGCAACCCCAAGCCGGCATGCCCCTGTCGCTCTGA
- the tssE gene encoding type VI secretion system baseplate subunit TssE, whose translation MAGTGIRAPLFERLASSEAEGAREFDRQALLDSVHAELGRLFNTRRGSRPLTRPPSVIDYGIADWSALQQQRSDDRRQLARDIREAITHFEPRLKLGEVQVNPVPEHPQQLSIRLLGELRSGQQHWPVAFVIEPGGQGLEVRHERLD comes from the coding sequence ATGGCTGGCACCGGGATCCGCGCGCCGCTGTTCGAACGCCTCGCGTCCAGCGAGGCCGAGGGCGCACGGGAGTTTGATCGGCAGGCGTTGCTCGACTCGGTGCATGCCGAGCTCGGGCGCCTGTTCAACACCCGTCGCGGCTCACGCCCACTGACCCGGCCGCCCAGCGTGATCGACTACGGCATCGCCGACTGGAGCGCCTTGCAACAACAGCGCAGCGATGACCGCCGGCAACTGGCGCGGGACATCCGCGAAGCCATCACCCATTTCGAACCGCGCCTGAAACTCGGCGAGGTGCAGGTCAATCCGGTGCCCGAACACCCGCAACAATTGAGCATTCGCCTGCTCGGCGAGTTGCGCAGTGGCCAGCAACACTGGCCGGTGGCATTTGTCATCGAGCCCGGCGGCCAGGGCCTGGAGGTGCGCCATGAGCGACTCGATTGA
- a CDS encoding Hcp family type VI secretion system effector has protein sequence MDAIILDLGGDIKGDSLLEGYKDKIEVMSYSHNVAMQVTNDVSNSERTSGRPHIGEFTLTKFVDSSTPSLNEYCCAGKPIPEAKITIGRNAAEGSGQLMPFIIYTLTNVVLSNVSVSGGTGGKPVETLSLNFTKIKWELTAQKDDGTKEGTAGTVWDLAANKASK, from the coding sequence ATGGATGCAATCATTCTCGACCTCGGTGGCGACATCAAAGGCGACAGCCTGCTCGAGGGTTACAAGGACAAGATCGAAGTCATGTCCTACAGCCACAACGTGGCCATGCAGGTCACCAATGACGTCAGCAACTCGGAGCGCACGTCGGGCCGGCCACACATTGGTGAATTCACCCTGACCAAATTCGTCGACAGCTCAACGCCGTCGCTCAACGAATACTGCTGCGCGGGCAAACCGATTCCCGAAGCGAAGATCACCATCGGCCGCAATGCCGCCGAGGGCAGCGGGCAGTTGATGCCATTCATCATCTACACCCTGACCAATGTCGTGCTGTCCAACGTCAGTGTCAGCGGTGGCACCGGTGGCAAACCGGTGGAAACCCTGTCGCTGAACTTCACCAAGATCAAATGGGAACTCACCGCGCAGAAAGACGACGGCACCAAGGAAGGCACCGCCGGTACGGTCTGGGATCTGGCGGCCAACAAGGCCAGCAAGTAA
- the tssC gene encoding type VI secretion system contractile sheath large subunit, whose amino-acid sequence MPAAAQNQASDNAAAETLSLLDRIIAEGRMAHDDSQQDYARDMLAEFATQVLDEGMAIDKDTVAMINDRISQIDELISAQLNEVLHHPDLQKLEASWRGLHMLVQNTETSTRLKLRLLNVTQKELQNDLEKAVEFDQSALFKKIYEEEYGTFGGHPFSLLVGDYTFGRHPQDIGLLEKLSNVAAAAHAPFIAAASPRLFDMNSFTELAVPRDLSKVFESQELIKWRSFRESEDSRYVSLVLPHFLLRLPYGPDTSPVEGINYVEDVNGTDHSKYLWGNAAWALSQRITEAFAKYGWCAAIRGAEGGGAVEGLPAHTFRTSSGDLSLKCPTEVAITDRREKELNDLGFIALCHKKNSDIAVFFGGQTTNKSKIYNTNEANANARISAMLPYVLAASRFAHYLKVIMRDKVGSFMTRDNVQTYLNNWIADYVLINDNAPQEIKAQYPLREARVDVTEVAGKPGAYRATVFLRPHFQLEELTASIRLVATLPPPVAA is encoded by the coding sequence ATGCCCGCCGCCGCCCAGAATCAAGCCAGCGACAATGCTGCAGCCGAGACTTTATCCCTGCTCGACCGGATCATCGCCGAAGGCCGCATGGCCCACGATGACAGTCAGCAGGATTACGCCCGCGACATGCTCGCGGAATTCGCCACCCAGGTGCTCGACGAAGGCATGGCCATCGACAAGGACACCGTGGCGATGATCAACGACCGCATCAGCCAGATCGACGAACTGATCAGCGCTCAGCTCAACGAGGTGCTACACCACCCCGACCTGCAAAAACTCGAAGCCTCGTGGCGCGGTTTGCACATGTTGGTGCAGAACACCGAAACCAGCACCCGCCTCAAGTTGCGCCTGCTGAACGTCACGCAGAAAGAGCTGCAGAACGATCTGGAGAAAGCCGTCGAATTCGACCAGAGCGCGCTGTTCAAGAAGATCTACGAAGAGGAATACGGCACCTTCGGCGGGCATCCGTTCAGCCTGCTGGTGGGTGACTACACCTTTGGTCGTCACCCGCAGGACATCGGCCTGCTGGAGAAACTGTCGAACGTCGCCGCCGCCGCGCACGCACCGTTCATTGCCGCCGCCAGTCCTCGGCTGTTCGACATGAACAGCTTCACCGAACTGGCGGTGCCGCGCGATCTGTCGAAAGTTTTCGAGAGTCAGGAACTGATCAAGTGGCGCTCGTTCCGCGAGAGCGAAGACTCGCGTTATGTGTCGCTGGTGCTGCCGCACTTCCTCCTGCGCCTGCCCTATGGCCCGGACACTTCACCGGTGGAAGGCATCAATTACGTCGAAGACGTCAACGGCACCGACCACAGCAAATACCTGTGGGGCAATGCCGCGTGGGCACTGTCGCAACGCATCACCGAAGCGTTTGCCAAGTATGGCTGGTGCGCGGCAATTCGCGGCGCTGAAGGCGGTGGTGCGGTGGAAGGCCTGCCGGCGCACACTTTCCGGACCAGCTCCGGCGACCTGTCGCTGAAATGCCCGACCGAAGTGGCCATTACCGACCGCCGCGAGAAGGAACTCAACGACCTCGGTTTCATCGCCCTGTGCCACAAGAAAAACAGCGACATCGCGGTGTTCTTCGGCGGCCAGACCACCAACAAATCCAAGATCTACAACACCAACGAGGCCAACGCCAACGCACGGATCTCGGCGATGTTGCCGTACGTGCTCGCGGCCTCGCGTTTCGCCCATTACCTGAAGGTGATCATGCGCGACAAGGTCGGCAGTTTCATGACCCGCGACAACGTGCAGACCTACCTCAATAACTGGATCGCCGACTACGTGCTGATCAACGACAACGCGCCGCAGGAAATCAAGGCGCAGTACCCGTTGCGCGAAGCGCGGGTGGATGTCACCGAGGTGGCCGGCAAGCCGGGGGCCTACCGCGCGACGGTGTTCCTGCGGCCGCACTTTCAGCTGGAGGAACTGACGGCGTCGATTCGCCTGGTGGCGACCTTGCCGCCACCGGTTGCTGCCTGA
- the tssB gene encoding type VI secretion system contractile sheath small subunit, with protein sequence MAESTQHKLDRVRPPRVQITYDVEIGNAIEKKELPLVVGILADLSGKPLEPLAKLNERRFTEIDRDNFNEVLASIGPRATLQVNNTLSGDDSKLNIELNFKHIDDFDPVKVVEQVTPLRRLFEARQRLRDLLTKLDGNDDLDKLLRDVIANTEGLQEIKSARPDTATPAADAEAPAEPQA encoded by the coding sequence ATGGCAGAAAGTACTCAGCACAAGCTCGACCGGGTGCGCCCGCCCCGGGTGCAAATCACCTACGACGTCGAAATCGGCAACGCCATCGAGAAAAAGGAATTGCCCCTGGTAGTCGGGATCCTCGCCGACCTCTCGGGTAAACCGCTTGAGCCATTGGCAAAACTGAATGAACGGCGTTTTACCGAAATCGACCGCGACAACTTCAACGAAGTGCTCGCCTCGATCGGCCCGCGCGCCACGCTGCAAGTCAACAACACCCTGAGCGGCGACGACAGCAAGCTCAACATCGAACTCAACTTCAAGCACATCGACGACTTCGATCCGGTCAAGGTGGTCGAGCAAGTCACGCCGCTGCGGCGCCTGTTCGAGGCCCGCCAGCGTCTGCGCGATCTGCTGACCAAACTCGACGGCAACGATGATCTGGACAAGCTGTTGCGCGACGTGATCGCCAACACCGAAGGCCTGCAAGAGATCAAGTCGGCCCGCCCGGACACCGCTACCCCGGCAGCTGATGCCGAGGCGCCGGCCGAACCGCAAGCCTGA
- a CDS encoding type VI secretion protein has product MVFALMAGCSFFGPKVDLDSLTLDVAPKANDDTPIAVDFIAVADPDLLKQLSGISASQWFAGREQYQRDYRQLMSVWGLELVPGQFIDRQPFPLGGKKAAGLLVFASYNTPGAHRLRLDDQSEAWLKFDSREMTLVNPTEH; this is encoded by the coding sequence ATGGTGTTTGCGCTCATGGCCGGCTGTTCCTTCTTCGGGCCGAAGGTGGACCTCGACAGCCTGACCCTCGACGTCGCACCGAAGGCCAATGACGACACGCCGATTGCCGTGGATTTCATTGCGGTCGCCGACCCGGATCTGCTCAAGCAACTCTCGGGCATCAGCGCCAGCCAGTGGTTTGCCGGACGCGAGCAGTACCAGCGCGACTATCGTCAGTTGATGAGTGTGTGGGGACTGGAGCTGGTGCCGGGGCAATTCATCGACCGCCAACCCTTCCCGCTGGGGGGCAAGAAGGCCGCTGGACTTTTAGTCTTCGCCAGCTATAACACACCCGGAGCGCACCGATTGCGCCTCGATGACCAGAGCGAAGCGTGGCTGAAATTCGACAGTCGCGAGATGACGCTGGTCAATCCCACCGAGCACTGA
- the tssK gene encoding type VI secretion system baseplate subunit TssK — MSLLPDAVCWHEGMQLLPQHFQLQGLRAEALGAHLAQACNPWFWGVSHMEFDPSALSAGVVRVVSLQGTLPDGLPVDLQAGIGPTLELDVSTAIDATDDATVTVYLAISPMWRAGQLLPLKGRLQSVVGEALPDLTSGEFPESITVWRPNPRLCTQLNKADSICLPLLKIRKEGGGFLPLTYTAPTPLLLPESPLGRRIAGLCARAREKCLFLGGRLRQAQQAGNQDDALEIRRQLTALWARLPEVEGALNSRIAHPQSLYVHLLGLAGAWSALDPLAGVPAFAPLDFLELQRGYDAVLQWLETTLELIRAGYRSLPFERSEQHFSIQLPDEQPSQRLVIGLRMPNGASEQAAGDWLRGAIIASAPHIALLSRQRMSGLPHQAMSRSEQVAYSVGDDTRLFVVTAEGAWFDAQLPLTIAAPAAKLTSSPWQVVLFVAQNSESA; from the coding sequence ATGAGTCTGCTACCTGACGCGGTTTGCTGGCACGAAGGCATGCAATTGCTGCCGCAGCATTTTCAGTTGCAAGGGCTGCGGGCCGAAGCGCTCGGGGCGCATCTGGCGCAGGCGTGCAACCCGTGGTTCTGGGGCGTCAGCCATATGGAATTCGACCCGTCGGCGCTGAGCGCAGGCGTGGTGCGGGTGGTGTCGCTGCAAGGCACTCTGCCCGACGGTTTGCCGGTGGACTTGCAGGCCGGGATCGGCCCGACCCTGGAGCTGGACGTCAGCACCGCGATCGACGCCACCGACGATGCCACCGTCACCGTGTATCTGGCGATCAGCCCGATGTGGCGCGCCGGGCAATTGCTGCCGCTCAAGGGCCGTTTGCAGTCGGTGGTCGGCGAGGCCTTGCCGGACCTCACCAGCGGTGAATTCCCTGAGTCGATCACGGTCTGGCGACCCAACCCACGGCTGTGCACGCAACTGAACAAGGCGGATTCGATCTGCCTGCCGCTGTTGAAGATCCGCAAGGAGGGTGGTGGTTTTCTGCCGCTGACCTACACCGCACCGACGCCGCTGCTGTTGCCGGAGTCGCCACTGGGTCGCCGCATCGCCGGACTCTGCGCGCGGGCGCGGGAGAAGTGCCTGTTTCTTGGTGGCCGCTTGCGTCAGGCGCAACAGGCCGGCAATCAGGACGATGCCCTGGAAATCCGTCGCCAGTTGACCGCACTGTGGGCGCGTCTGCCGGAAGTCGAAGGCGCACTCAACAGCCGCATCGCCCACCCGCAAAGTCTTTACGTGCACTTGCTCGGTCTGGCTGGCGCGTGGTCGGCGCTTGATCCGCTGGCCGGGGTGCCGGCGTTTGCGCCGCTGGATTTTCTTGAGTTACAGCGCGGTTACGACGCCGTGTTGCAGTGGCTGGAAACCACCCTGGAACTGATCCGTGCCGGTTATCGCAGCCTGCCATTCGAACGCAGTGAACAGCACTTTTCGATCCAGTTGCCCGACGAGCAGCCGAGCCAGCGTCTGGTCATCGGCCTGCGCATGCCCAACGGCGCCAGCGAGCAGGCTGCCGGCGACTGGCTGCGTGGCGCGATCATCGCTTCGGCGCCGCATATCGCCTTGCTCAGCCGTCAGCGCATGAGCGGTTTGCCCCATCAGGCGATGAGTCGCAGCGAACAAGTGGCCTACAGCGTCGGCGATGACACGCGCCTGTTTGTGGTCACGGCCGAAGGCGCCTGGTTCGACGCCCAACTGCCGCTGACCATCGCCGCGCCTGCTGCGAAGCTGACCAGCAGCCCCTGGCAGGTGGTGCTGTTTGTCGCCCAGAACAGTGAAAGTGCCTGA
- a CDS encoding DotU/TssL family secretion system protein: MSQGSAASLGLQDAPLSSAFRQTWQQWQQDWAQLPKDSEDEAALVETVVELSTQASQRLWRTAYSRVGDSATEQVKALVYAFVALVDETLLFSPWPGQAAWQDKPLESRLYSSRQAGEQVPAAIQTLLDEQQPTTRDLANVYLQCLILGFHGRLRGEHSQAQLAKWRLALFNFAWQDDATYDDVSQRLVQPSLAAPLQLPVRTALPDGFRLALGILAMVLLLTGFGQLLWRDIRSELEPVLQMPDSVATPEQDS; encoded by the coding sequence ATGTCGCAGGGAAGTGCCGCAAGCCTGGGGTTGCAGGACGCACCGTTGAGCAGCGCGTTCCGCCAGACGTGGCAGCAATGGCAACAGGATTGGGCACAATTGCCCAAGGACAGCGAGGACGAAGCGGCGCTGGTGGAGACCGTGGTCGAGCTGTCGACCCAGGCTTCGCAGCGACTGTGGCGCACGGCGTATTCGCGGGTCGGCGACTCGGCGACCGAGCAGGTCAAGGCGCTGGTGTACGCGTTCGTCGCACTGGTCGATGAAACCCTGCTGTTCAGCCCGTGGCCGGGACAAGCGGCGTGGCAGGACAAACCACTGGAGTCGCGGCTGTATTCCAGTCGCCAGGCTGGCGAGCAAGTGCCGGCGGCCATTCAAACCCTGCTCGATGAACAACAACCGACCACCCGCGACCTCGCCAACGTGTATTTGCAATGCCTGATTCTCGGCTTTCACGGGCGTCTGCGCGGCGAACACAGCCAGGCGCAGCTGGCGAAATGGCGGCTGGCGCTGTTCAACTTTGCCTGGCAGGACGACGCCACTTACGACGATGTCAGTCAGCGACTGGTGCAACCGTCGCTGGCCGCGCCGTTGCAGTTGCCGGTCCGCACGGCGCTGCCGGACGGCTTTCGTCTGGCGCTGGGCATTCTGGCAATGGTGTTGCTGTTGACCGGGTTCGGCCAGTTGCTCTGGCGTGACATTCGCTCCGAGCTGGAACCGGTGCTGCAAATGCCCGATTCCGTGGCCACGCCGGAGCAAGACTCATGA